GTGCGCGTTCGGCGCGACGGTGTTTCGTCATACCGAACACGTCCAGCGACGTACCGCGCACCTTGCGCGCCATCGCGAGTCCGCGCAGTAGCGGCATCGCCACCTGCGACGGGATCTCCCACTTCGCCGCGCGCCCGGTGTCCTTACTGCGGCGATTGAACATTTGCGGCGCGAAGTTCAGCTTGTACCGGTAGCCGGGCTCGAAAGCCTCGTCGAGTTGACGCTGGAAGTCGGCGTTCGTATAGAGTCGCGCGACCTCGTACTCATCCTTGTAGGACATCAACTTGAACAGGCTCTGGGTCGCCGCCTTCGTCAACTGCCCAGCGGATCCTGCGACTCGCGATTCAGCGTCGTACACCCGTCGCACCATGGCACGGAAGCGATCTGCCCACTGCGCGTTCTGATAATCGGCCAGGAATTCCGCTCGACGCTCGATCAACTCCTCGATGTTCTCCTCAACCGTCGCTGCATCGTCGGTCTGGTCGTGATCCACATCGGCGATCCGCTCGACGGCAGGTAGGTCCACGGCCGCGTGTCGGCCCCACATGAAAGCTTCCTGATTTGCCTTCACCGATACGCCGTTGATTTCGATGGCCCGCGCTATCGAAGCCACCGAGACCGGTAGCGCACCAATTTGAGCGGCGTACCCGAGCATGAAAAGGTTTGCGTAGATACCGTCGCCCATGAGGCGCGTCGCCAGCCGGGTTGCCGCGAGCACGTTGAGTCCTTCGCCGAGAGTCCGATCCAGACGACGAACCATGCCCTGCGTCGACATGTCCAGATCACGCGATCCCGCGAAGGCGACGGTGGGCGACACGTCGGCGTTAACCAAGGCCGTCGTACTACCGGAGCGTGCCGTGCTCAACATCGTTTGTGCGGCCGCGACGATCATGTCGGCGCCGAACAAGAGGTCCGCCGACGCCTTGCCGATCCGTGGCGACAGCTCGATCCCCGCCTGATCGACGATCCGCACGTGGCTGTGCACCGTTCCGTTCTTCTGCGCCAAACCGGACTCGTTCAGCACGCTGGCAGACTTGCCTTCGAGGTGGGCCGCCATTCCCAGCAGCGCGCCCACGGTCAGCACCCCACCGCCGCCGACCCCACCGATCACGATGCCGTACGGCGAGGCTGCATCGGCGATCTCGGGCGTCGGCAGGTCCCACCCGTGCTCTGCTGCGCTTGTTGCGACTCGGCCACGCTTGCGCGGGGTTGCGTCGTACACGGTGACGAACGACGGGCAGTACCCGTCGACGCAGGTCATGTCCTTGTTGCAGGAGGACTGGTTGATCTTGCGCTTGCGGCCGAGGTCGGTTTCCAGCGGCTCGACGCTGATGCAGTTGGACTGCACGTTGCAGTCACCGCACCCTTCGCAGACATCGGGGTTGATGAACGCGCGCTTGTTCGGATCCTCGGCATTCCCCCGTTTGCGCTCGCGGCGCAGCTCCGCCGCGCAGGCCTGATCGAAGACCAATGCCGTGACGCCGCTGATGTCGCGTAGCCGCCGCTCGACATCGATCAGGTCGTGCCGCTCATGCACCTTGACCCCGGTCGGGAACGCCTGCCCGCCGCGGTACTTCGCCGGGTCGTCGGTGAGTACGACGACCTCTCCGACTCCTTCGGCCAACAACTGGCGAGCGACGTCCTGCGCGGTCAACTGGCCGGGGATGGACTGCCCGCCGGTCATCGAGATGTAGCCGTTGAGCAGAACCTTAAAGGTCATCGTCGTACCGGCCGCGACGGCTGCTCGAATGACCATCGACGCGGAGTGCGAGTAGGTGCCATCACCGACGTTCTGGAAGGTGTGCTCCTGCTCGGTGAACGGCGCCATCCCGATCCACAAAGCGCCCTCACCGCCCATGTGGGTGGACATGAAGGTGTCGCGGCCCGGGACATTCAACATCCCAGCCATACCGTGACATCCGGTGCCGCCGATATTGAAACTGCCCTCGGGGACCTTGGTCGAGGAGCTGTGCGGGCATCCGGAGCAGAACCCTGCGGCGCGGACGAGTTCATCACCGCCGGCGTTCTGCACGGTGAGACCCAACAAGTCCAGCGACTGACGCGGGCGCATCTTCTGCAGTTCGTTCTCGTCCAAGCCCGAGGTCGAAATCCGGCGGAACAGCACTCGTGAAACGAGTTCGGCGTCGAGCGCGCCATGCTCGGGAACAAGTCGCGCACCGGTCTCATCAGTCTTGCCCACCAGCACGGGCCGCTTGTCGATGGGTAGTTGGCGGATGAGCCGCGCGACCTGGTCCTCGATGATCGGGTGTTTGGGCTCAACGACGATGATCTCATCGTGGTTCGCCGCAATATCCAGGATGCATTCGGGCTCGACCGGCCACGTCATACCGAGCTTGAGCACGCTGATACCGAGCTCAGCCGCGCGAGTGGCATCCAGACCGAGGTCACCGAGTGCGTCCATCACATCGAGGTGGGTCTTGCCGGCGGTCACGATCGCGATAGTCCGCGGCATAACTGACCCGGTGCGCGCGACGGTCACCTTGTTGAGGTCGTTCGCCCGCGCGAAAGCGCGTGCGGCGTCGTACCGCACGGTGCGGATTTCCTCTTCAAGTCCGACTGCGCCGCCGAGGCCGGCGGCCCCGGGCCGAGCGGCGCCTAGCGGCAGCGGCCGCGCGGTGCCCTCGGGCAACACGATTCGCGGGTGCGCGGGGTCAACGGTGACCGTTGCCGCGCTGTCGATGATGTCGTTAAGACAGATGAAGCCGACCCAACTGCCCGAGAACCGAGATAGCGCCCAGCCGTACAGCCCGTAGTCGACGACCTCCTGAATCGAGGACGGATTCAGGATTGGCATGTGCATATGCACGAAGAGAGTGTCACTCTGCTGCGCGGTGATGGTGCTGCGTGCGTCGTGGTCGTCACCGGCGAGAGCCAGCACACCACCTAGCGGCGCGACGCCCCGGTAGCTAGCGGTCCGCATCGCGTCGACCGATCGCTCGACACCAGGACCCTTGCCGTACCACATGCCGAAGACGCCGTCGTACTTCGACGTGACCGGCCCGATGTTGAGGTATTGAGTCCCCGAGATCGCGGTCGCCGCGATGTCCTCGTTGATGCCCGGCTCAAAGTGGATGCGGTTCTTCTTCAGTCGATCGACCTCCGCGCGCAGCAACGAGTCGAGACCACCCAACGGCGAGCCGGGATAGCCGGACACATAGCCGGCGGTATTGCGGCCCTCAGCAACGTCACGCGCACGCTGCATCAGCGGTAGTCGGGCGAGCGCGTCCCAACCGGTGAGGTACACACGTCCGGTTTCGCGGTCGAACCGATCGTCGAGGGTGTAGTCCCTGTCCATTCTGTTGCCTCCAGTCACCGATGCGCATCGTCCGCCGCCGGTGTGGCGGTGGCGCGATCTAGGCCTCCAGCAATAATCGGCCGATCGGCCGATCATGTCAACCGGACACCCGAGCGCGACGCTGCGACGCTTGACCTCTCGACTCGACACGTGTTATTCCTGTTTGATTCGACCGACCGGCCGATTCATTGCGACACGTTCGGCCGCGTGGCCACGAGGAGATCCCATGAAGTTTCCCGTCCGCCCTGCATCAGCGGTGCTCGCGCTGACCTTGCTCACGTCCGGTTGCGGGTCCGCTCCGGAGAAGTCGACCTCCCAGGCCGTCACGGATTTCCCCAACAGCATCGACGTCCAAGAGGGATGGGACCCGGAGGCTCACTTCGATTGGGCATACGCCTCATTCGTCGGCTCGTGGGACCCGATGCTCAGCTCCACCGGCGGCGACATTGTCTGGTACAGCCAGATCTACGACACCCTGCTCAACCTGACGCTCGAGGGAACGCCGGAGCCGAGACTCGTTACCGAATGGGAAGCGGCAGAAGACAACAAGTCGGTCATCTTCACCCTCCGCGACTCAGTGAAGTTCAGCGACGGCACACCATTCGACGCCGACGCCGTCAAGTTCAATCTCGAGCGCTACCTGAGCGAAGACAGTCTGATCTCCAGCGAGATCGCGCAGATCACCTCGATCGACGTCATCGACTCCGCCCACGTCAAGATCACCGTCAGTAGCGGCCTCGGCGCCCTGCTCTCAGCGCTGACCGCGCGCGCCGGGATGATGGTCTCCCCCACGGCAGCTAAGGCAGGCAACTTGGGTGGGACGCCGGTCGGGTCCGGCGCATACACGATCACGAAGATTCTGCCCGGAGATCGCGTCGAGATCGAGAAGACTGACGACTACTGGGATCCGGACGCTCAACGCGTAGCCACGATGACGCTGCATTACATGGTCGATGACCAGGCTCGGCTGAATGCGCTGAAGTCAGGTGAGCTCGATGGTGCCGTACTGACCCCCGACCAGATCGACTCGGCGGATGCCGCCGACCTGCAGGTGGTCGCCGAACCGAGCACCGCGTTCATCTACTTCATGGTGAATACGGGTCAGGAGCCGTTCGATGACGTCCGGGTGCGCAAGGCGCTCAATCACGCTGTCGACCGCGAAGGCATCGCGAATGGGCTATACCAGGGCCACTGCACCCCGTCGGTACAGCCGTGGCCTTCCTCCAGCATCGGCTACAGCGAGACGGTCGGCGACGGACTCGACGTGTACAACTACAACCCGCAGAAGGCAAAAGACCTGCTGGCTGAAGCCGGAGTCAAGGACCTGAAGATGACGTCAGTGTCCGTCAACATCCCCACCTACGTGAAGGTCGCCGAGGTGGTTCAGGAAAACCTCAAGGACGTTGGGATCGACCTGACGGTCACACAGGTTCCGGCGCCTGAGGTCATCGACGACTTCGTCACCAACCAGACCGCCCAGGCAAACATCAACCCGTACAGCGGTTTCTCCGATCCGCACGGGGTCATTGCCCGCAACTTCATGCCCGAGTCCCTGTTCAACATCGGCGAACCGATGCCTCAGGAGATGCTAGATCTCGCCATTTCCGCGGCGGACCCGGTGGATCCGGCCGACCGCACCCCGCTCTATGACGAGTTCATGCAGCAGTGGATGGAGAACCCGCCGTACCTGATGTCGATCTGCCTGCAGCACAGCGCAGCGGCGTACGGCCCGGGCGTTTCCGGTGTCTCGCAGGACCTGAGCGGGTGGGCGAATTACCGCGGCGTCGCCGTGGCAGAGTGACGCGGCTGCGTTTGCAGATAGATCTGCGCGAATGCGCTTCGTCCGATCCTGGACGCCCAGTCGCTCGGTCGGTTCGACACCGATCGCGTTGGCGGCCTTCGTGCAGCGCACAGGATCGCGTGAAGCAGACTAGAGCCGTGACACCACACTCGCTGAACTCACCGACCACACCGCGCACGCCGATTGCTGATATCGATGCATGAGCCCACGACGCTGATTGTCGGCTGCGGCGATCTGGGTACCGAGATCGGGTTACGGCTGATCGAGCGTGGTCATCGCGTCATCGGATGGCGCCGCGCCGTGCCTGCCGACATGTCGCCCATCCAGTTCCAGGCAGTGGATGTGCTGGCACCAATAACGACGGGCATTCCCCGCGTTGAGTACGTGGTGTGCGCGCTCGCTCCGCGCCGCGATGGCAGCGATATCTATGAACGGACCTACGTCGAGGGCGTACGGAACACGTTGCAGGCGCTGAATGCCGCCGGCGTCACGCCACGTCGGGCGCTACTGATCTCTTCCACCTCGGTGTACGGCGATATGGCTGGTTCCATCTCCGAGGAAACGCCGATCGCGGCGGCATCAGGGCGCGCAGCCGTGCAGTTGGAGACCGAGGCGCTGTTCGGCTCGCACTTCGCGACGAGCGCGACGACGGCAACAGTGCTGCGATGTGGCGGCATATATGGACCGGGGCGTGGCCGCCTTCTCGAGCAGGTACGCACCGGGTCCGCGGTTATTCCGCAGCAGTCGACGAAGACCAGCAGGATCCATCGCGACGATGCGGCTGGCGCCGTCGTCCACCTGCTCACCCGGCCCGACGAGCCGGAATCGCTTTATCTAGGCGTAGACGACGAACCGGCCGAACTCGGCGACGTACTGCGCTTCATCGCCGACCAACTCGGCGTCCCCGCGCCCCTTATCGGAGAGGTGCAGCGACGACGCGGCGGAAATCGTGAGTGCTCCAACGCGCGCTTGACGGCGACCGGCTTCAGGTTTCGCTATCCGGACTTCCGCTCCGGATACGCCCAGGAGATCGGTTCTCCACGCGAGCGCCACCCGTAGGACGATCTGCGGTGGAGTTGAGCACGCTAACGTGCGATTAGCGTGCTCAACTCCCCCGCAGATCCGAAAAGTGGAGGTGCCGGGAGCCGTCGCCGCTCGTACCTCGCGGCATCCTCCCGATTCCCGCAGAACGCAAAAGTCGTTCTGCGAACCCACTCGCAAGCTCGGGGTCCGCAGAACGACTTCGGTGGAGGTGCCGGGAATCGAACCCGGGTCCTATGGCGGTTTAACAGGGCTTCTCCGGGCGCAGTGCACGTGGTCTCTACTCGGCCCCAGGATTCATGTGCACAAGATCCTGTGACAGGCCCAGTCACTGTGAAATGTCCCGCGCGACCCCGTGACCGGGTCGGTTGGTGATCCTCCTAAACGATGCCAGGGTCCGGGCCGGAGGCCTCCCGGTCTGACAGACTCGCCTACTGCTTAGGCAGCGAGGGCGAAGTCGCGCTGATTAGATTCGGCGCTTATTGGTTTACGACGCGTGGTTTACGAGATCATCGTCGCCTTCCTCGGCCCGCTTCACCTGTCGCGACGTCCACAGTCGAGACCGTTCACCCCCTGGATGGGGATAACGCTGGTGACAGCGTTATGTTTCCCTATTGAGTTGTCGGTTGATCATCCTACAAGGCCTCAACGACACGCGGCCAGCCAATATTCCTGGCCGCGACGCACGAAGTCCATCGCCCGATCCGGACGCCGGCGGCTCCACTCCCGCGCTAGGGCGTGTTGCTAAACCCTTCTGACCGGCTGTTCGACGAGTCTTGAACGCGTGTCGCGTGATGTGATCTCGGATGAGGCCTGGGCTGCGATCGGCCCGTTGTTCCCGAAGATGAAGTCGACGGGCCGGCCGCCGGTGGATCGTCGCACGGTGGTGGAGGCGACGGCGTGGCGGTTCCGGACGGGTGCTCCGTGGCGGGTTGACGACGAAGAACCACCTGGTCTGCGACGGGAAGGGCCGCGCCCTCGCGTTTATCCTCACGCCCGGGCAGGCAGGGGACACCAGCATGCTGACCGCGACGTTGAGTGAGATCCGCGTCCAGGGCGCGAGAGGCAGGCCACGGTCAAGGCCGGACAGGGTGCTCGCGGACAAGGGCTACCCGTCGAAGGCGAACCGAGCCTGGCTGCGAGAGCGCGGGATCGCTGCGACGATCCCCGAGCGTGACGACCAGATCGCCCACCGTCGCAAGCGCCGAGGACGACCGATCGACTTCGGTCAGGACCAGCGGGCCCGGTACCGAGACCGCAACGTCGTCGAGCGGTGCTTCAACAAGCTCAAGCAGTGGCGCGGGATCGCGATGCGCTCAGACAAGACGGCTCGCAACTATCACGCGGGAGTGTGCCTCGCTGCGACGCTCCAATGGCTGTAGTTCGGCCAGGAGAGCCTCTTACGGGGTGGCGGATACGCGGGTCAGGACGGCTCGTTGAGCTTCATGTGGAGCAACGGGTACGGCCGACCAGCCTCGTCCGTCTCGCTGCGACCAACGACCTCGAATCCTCGGTGAGCGTAGAAGTCTGCAGCCGACACATTCTGTTCGTTGACATCCACCTTGGCGACGCCGCGCTCCGTGATTGCATGGTTGAGAAGCGCCGTGCCGATTCCAGCTCCGCGTCGCGTCGCGTCAACGAACAGCATCTCCAGATTACTGTCGAGAACACCGGAGAATCCCACCGGCTCACCATCAAGCTCTGCGACCGAGAGGGTCACGGCCGGGAAGTAGTCAGACTGCAGGCGGCTTTCGATCTCGTCGCGATGAGCATCCGCGAGGAAGTCGTGCGTCGCATCCACCGCGCTGCGCCAGATCTCAACGAGCGCCGGGTACTCCGCAGCCCCGGTTGACGGCCGAATACACAGAGCAGGCACGGTGGGTTCCCCTCGCGAAGACATCATCAGCCCATCATCCCAGGGCGATGGCCGACGCATACGCAGCGGTCACCTGATTAGCAACACGTCCTAGGGGCTCACTCCGCCGACGATCCGTGAGGTGCTATCGGCGGCTTACGACGAAGGTAGCGGGGAGACTTCCGACGGCAGGGCTGCGCGGATTGCGCCGGCGATCTCATCCAGCAGATCCCGCTGCACGCTCGTACGCCGCCACACCATCGCGATGTCTCGGTGCGGTGCTGGCTCGGCGAATCTACGCAACGCCACACCGGGATTAGGCACCACCGGGTGCACCACAGACAACTGCGGCATCAGCGTGATCCCCACGCCGGCGGCAACCATCAACCGCAACGTCTCCAGGCTCGTAGCCTGGAATCCGCGGCGCTCATCCGTCCCCGCTGCCCGGCAGACTTCGAGGGCTTGATCACGCAGGCAATGCCCCTCGGTGAGTAGCAGCAGATCCTCCCCCGCCACCTGCGAACTCGGCATCGGCGTCTTGTCGTCGGCCAGCGGATGCGTCGCCGGTACGGCGAGCAGGAATTCCTCCCGGAACATCGGCTGGACGGCGAGCGATTCGTCGTCGACCGGCATCGCTATGAGCGCCGCATCCAACGTCCCGGCATGCAGTTGCGACAACAGCACGGGGGTCTTCTCCTCGACCAACAACACCTCGAGATCGGGGAAACTGGCGTTGACGGTCCCGATCACGTGCGGAAGCAGGTAGGGCGCCAGCGTCGGAAACACGCCGAGCCGAACCGATCCCGCGTGCGGATCCCGCGACTGTCGGGCGAGACTGCGTATCTCGTCGGCGTCCGCCAGAATGTGCCGAGCGCGCCGCACGACGCGTTCGCCAACGGCGGTGAACAGGACCTGACGCGACCCACGCTCCACGAGGTCGGCACCCAACTCGGATTCAAGTTTGCGAATCTGAGTCGACAAAGTCGGCTGGCTGCAAAAACTCGCCTCCGCGGCTCGGCCAAAATGCCGATGCTCGTGGAGCGCTACGAGGTACTCCAGGTCCCGGATGTTCACACGCTCGCCAACTCACCAGCCTCGGTGGGCACGTCCTGGCGGATCAGATAGTCAAACGCGCTCAGCGCGGCTGTCGAACCGCCGCCCATAGCGACCACGATCTGCTTGTACGGCGTGGTCGTCACGTCACCGGCGGCGAAGATCCCTGGGATGTTTGTCGCACCCGCGGCGTCGACGATGATTTCGCCGCGTCCGGACAGTTCGACGCCCGAGGAACTCAGCCATTCGGTCACCGGCAGCAGGCCGATCTGCACGAATACCCCGTTGACCTCAACGGTCTTGAGGTCGCCGCTGTCGCGATCTTCGTACTGCACCGCCGTCACCTCGCCGCCATCACCCACGATTTCGGTCGTACGCGCCGATCGTACGACGTCCACGTTCGGCAGGGAATCCAGTTTGCGCAGCAAAACAGTGTCCGCGCGCAACTCATCGAGGTACTCGATCACGGTGACATGACCGGTGACCCCCGCGAGATCGATCGCGGCTT
The sequence above is a segment of the Cumulibacter soli genome. Coding sequences within it:
- a CDS encoding NAD-dependent epimerase/dehydratase family protein, with translation MHEPTTLIVGCGDLGTEIGLRLIERGHRVIGWRRAVPADMSPIQFQAVDVLAPITTGIPRVEYVVCALAPRRDGSDIYERTYVEGVRNTLQALNAAGVTPRRALLISSTSVYGDMAGSISEETPIAAASGRAAVQLETEALFGSHFATSATTATVLRCGGIYGPGRGRLLEQVRTGSAVIPQQSTKTSRIHRDDAAGAVVHLLTRPDEPESLYLGVDDEPAELGDVLRFIADQLGVPAPLIGEVQRRRGGNRECSNARLTATGFRFRYPDFRSGYAQEIGSPRERHP
- a CDS encoding transposase translates to MISDEAWAAIGPLFPKMKSTGRPPVDRRTVVEATAWRFRTGAPWRVDDEEPPGLRREGPRPRVYPHARAGRGHQHADRDVE
- a CDS encoding indolepyruvate ferredoxin oxidoreductase family protein; protein product: MDRDYTLDDRFDRETGRVYLTGWDALARLPLMQRARDVAEGRNTAGYVSGYPGSPLGGLDSLLRAEVDRLKKNRIHFEPGINEDIAATAISGTQYLNIGPVTSKYDGVFGMWYGKGPGVERSVDAMRTASYRGVAPLGGVLALAGDDHDARSTITAQQSDTLFVHMHMPILNPSSIQEVVDYGLYGWALSRFSGSWVGFICLNDIIDSAATVTVDPAHPRIVLPEGTARPLPLGAARPGAAGLGGAVGLEEEIRTVRYDAARAFARANDLNKVTVARTGSVMPRTIAIVTAGKTHLDVMDALGDLGLDATRAAELGISVLKLGMTWPVEPECILDIAANHDEIIVVEPKHPIIEDQVARLIRQLPIDKRPVLVGKTDETGARLVPEHGALDAELVSRVLFRRISTSGLDENELQKMRPRQSLDLLGLTVQNAGGDELVRAAGFCSGCPHSSSTKVPEGSFNIGGTGCHGMAGMLNVPGRDTFMSTHMGGEGALWIGMAPFTEQEHTFQNVGDGTYSHSASMVIRAAVAAGTTMTFKVLLNGYISMTGGQSIPGQLTAQDVARQLLAEGVGEVVVLTDDPAKYRGGQAFPTGVKVHERHDLIDVERRLRDISGVTALVFDQACAAELRRERKRGNAEDPNKRAFINPDVCEGCGDCNVQSNCISVEPLETDLGRKRKINQSSCNKDMTCVDGYCPSFVTVYDATPRKRGRVATSAAEHGWDLPTPEIADAASPYGIVIGGVGGGGVLTVGALLGMAAHLEGKSASVLNESGLAQKNGTVHSHVRIVDQAGIELSPRIGKASADLLFGADMIVAAAQTMLSTARSGSTTALVNADVSPTVAFAGSRDLDMSTQGMVRRLDRTLGEGLNVLAATRLATRLMGDGIYANLFMLGYAAQIGALPVSVASIARAIEINGVSVKANQEAFMWGRHAAVDLPAVERIADVDHDQTDDAATVEENIEELIERRAEFLADYQNAQWADRFRAMVRRVYDAESRVAGSAGQLTKAATQSLFKLMSYKDEYEVARLYTNADFQRQLDEAFEPGYRYKLNFAPQMFNRRSKDTGRAAKWEIPSQVAMPLLRGLAMARKVRGTSLDVFGMTKHRRAERARIFDYIKVLGEITTELNAANLDLAIQIASLPTEIRGFDTIKDEAAVVVEEKMQMLVREFADTPNAMVTEG
- a CDS encoding ABC transporter substrate-binding protein, producing MKFPVRPASAVLALTLLTSGCGSAPEKSTSQAVTDFPNSIDVQEGWDPEAHFDWAYASFVGSWDPMLSSTGGDIVWYSQIYDTLLNLTLEGTPEPRLVTEWEAAEDNKSVIFTLRDSVKFSDGTPFDADAVKFNLERYLSEDSLISSEIAQITSIDVIDSAHVKITVSSGLGALLSALTARAGMMVSPTAAKAGNLGGTPVGSGAYTITKILPGDRVEIEKTDDYWDPDAQRVATMTLHYMVDDQARLNALKSGELDGAVLTPDQIDSADAADLQVVAEPSTAFIYFMVNTGQEPFDDVRVRKALNHAVDREGIANGLYQGHCTPSVQPWPSSSIGYSETVGDGLDVYNYNPQKAKDLLAEAGVKDLKMTSVSVNIPTYVKVAEVVQENLKDVGIDLTVTQVPAPEVIDDFVTNQTAQANINPYSGFSDPHGVIARNFMPESLFNIGEPMPQEMLDLAISAADPVDPADRTPLYDEFMQQWMENPPYLMSICLQHSAAAYGPGVSGVSQDLSGWANYRGVAVAE
- a CDS encoding acetyltransferase — its product is MPALCIRPSTGAAEYPALVEIWRSAVDATHDFLADAHRDEIESRLQSDYFPAVTLSVAELDGEPVGFSGVLDSNLEMLFVDATRRGAGIGTALLNHAITERGVAKVDVNEQNVSAADFYAHRGFEVVGRSETDEAGRPYPLLHMKLNEPS
- a CDS encoding IS5 family transposase, which translates into the protein MTTKNHLVCDGKGRALAFILTPGQAGDTSMLTATLSEIRVQGARGRPRSRPDRVLADKGYPSKANRAWLRERGIAATIPERDDQIAHRRKRRGRPIDFGQDQRARYRDRNVVERCFNKLKQWRGIAMRSDKTARNYHAGVCLAATLQWL
- a CDS encoding LysR substrate-binding domain-containing protein, translating into MNIRDLEYLVALHEHRHFGRAAEASFCSQPTLSTQIRKLESELGADLVERGSRQVLFTAVGERVVRRARHILADADEIRSLARQSRDPHAGSVRLGVFPTLAPYLLPHVIGTVNASFPDLEVLLVEEKTPVLLSQLHAGTLDAALIAMPVDDESLAVQPMFREEFLLAVPATHPLADDKTPMPSSQVAGEDLLLLTEGHCLRDQALEVCRAAGTDERRGFQATSLETLRLMVAAGVGITLMPQLSVVHPVVPNPGVALRRFAEPAPHRDIAMVWRRTSVQRDLLDEIAGAIRAALPSEVSPLPSS